In Populus nigra chromosome 1, ddPopNigr1.1, whole genome shotgun sequence, one genomic interval encodes:
- the LOC133689091 gene encoding nuclear transcription factor Y subunit B-3-like: MADSDNDSGGQNPTNTNELLSPREMDRFLPVANVSRIMKKALPANAKISKEAKETVQECVSEFISFITGEASDKCQREKRKTINGDDLLWAMTTLGFEEYVEPLKVYLQRFREMEGEKNTVARDRDAPSNGSGPGAEGLSGYVYGSGAGFYNQMGGGGAGDSLGRLR; the protein is encoded by the coding sequence ATGGCGGACTCAGACAACGACTCTGGAGGACAAAACCCCACAAACACCAACGAGCTGTTATCCCCAAGAGAGATGGACCGTTTCTTGCCGGTGGCCAACGTCAGTAGGATCATGAAGAAGGCACTACCAGCAAACGCTAAGATCTCCAAAGAAGCCAAAGAGACAGTACAAGAATGCGTGTCCGAGTTCATCAGCTTCATCACAGGAGAGGCCTCTGACAAGTGccagagagagaagagaaagacgATCAACGGCGATGATCTCTTGTGGGCCATGACGACCTTGGGCTTTGAGGAATACGTGGAGCCGCTCAAGGTTTATTTGCAGAGGTTTAGAGAGATGGAAGGGGAGAAGAATACCGTGGCGCGTGACAGGGACGCTCCTTCTAATGGGAGTGGGCCTGGAGCGGAGGGGTTAAGTGGGTACGTGTACGGCTCTGGTGCTGGGTTTTATAATCAGATGGGTGGTGGTGGGGCTGGAGATAGCTTGGGTAGGCTCAGATAG
- the LOC133680924 gene encoding DEK domain-containing chromatin-associated protein 4 — protein MGKEENETKVPEVAANGTSAPEKEKSNEVMTEKREENNGVKEMEEDKNDSENAETDKMDEGPKVTEEKESKEKEDKEEGRTEAMEEETELIVDEEMKEKEKETEEDVEEKVDGSNEEEEVEEEKTEEEVDEMVERSKEEEKKLEEGKRSKQRGKGKSDGRKAEKKKKVVEEKKEPEPRTPAFDRPQRERKSVERLVATIDKDAVKEFQIEKGQGIPLKDIPNVAFKLSRRKIDDTFKLLHTILFGRRGKALQIKSNISRFSGFVWHQNEEKQKSKVKEKFDKCNKEKLLEFCDFLDIPITKATAKKEDIVMKLIDFLVAPHATTTELFAEKEKEKTSKKRKRLAKSSSFGSTPSKRSAKSRGKADDDSKRRDKKSTADTEDESEEEKDEEEEEEEEEEQEQENVEEENENGALDKSDAEISEHSESEEKKESEEESEEDTGKRKKRSAASSRKKASSGKTKTRISVSGKSSQPVKRTPKKSSSKHPHSDEDSDASPKVSSSKKKTEKVSKEKPLTPKKSASKEKMGKKGGKEREKARVKDDKLTPSDDELRDAICKILKEVDFNTATFTDILKLLARRFATDLTPRKSSIKLMIQDELTKLADDADEEDGEGDAEKDETQSTGQEVEA, from the exons ATGGGCAAGGAAGAAAATGAGACCAAAGTTCCAGAGGTAGCAGCAAATGGGACTAGTGCACCTGAGAAAGAGAAGTCCAATGAAGTTATGacggaaaaaagagaggaaaataaTGGAGtaaaagaaatggaagaagataaaaatgatagcGAGAACGCTGAGACAGATAAGATGGATGAAGGCCCCAAGGTGactgaagaaaaggaaagcaaagaGAAAGAAGATAAGGAAGAAGGAAGAACTGAAGCAATGGAAGAAGAAACTGAACTCATAGTAGATGAagagatgaaagaaaaggagaaggaaacTGAAGAAGATGTGGAGGAGAAGGTTGATGGATCCAATGAGGAAGAAGAGGTGGAGGAGGAAAAAACCGAAGAAGAGGTGGATGAGATGGTTGAAAGATccaaggaggaagaaaaaaagttggAGGAAGGGAAACGGTCAAAGCAACGTGGGAAAGGGAAGAGTGATGGGAGGAAagctgaaaagaagaagaaggtagtGGAAGAAAAGAAGGAGCCAGAGCCGAGGACCCCTGCTTTCGATAGGCCACAGCGTGAACGCAAATCTGTTGAAAGGCTGGTGGCAACTATTGACAAAGATGCTGTCAAAGAATTCCAGATtgaaaag GGCCAAGGCATCCCGCTGAAAGATATACCTAATG TGGCGTTCAAGTTATCAAGAAGGAAGATTGATGATACATTCAAACTGCTTCACACAATTCTTTTTGGAAGGAGAGGAAAG GCATTGCAGATCAAGAGTAACATATCCCGGTTCTCTGGTTTTGTGTGGCATCAAAATGAG GAGAAACAAAAGAgtaaagtgaaagaaaaatttgacaagTGCAATAAAGAGAAGTTGTTGGAATTTTGCGATTTTCTTGACATACCAATTACCAAGGCTACTGCAAAGAAG GAAGATATTGTTATGAAGCTGATAGACTTTTTGGTGGCTCCCCATGCGACAACCACTGAGTTATTTGCTGAAAAAGAGAAG gaaaaaacaagcaaaaagcGCAAGAGACTGGCCAAAAGTTCATCCTTTGGGAGCACACCATCAAAACGTTCAGCTAAG AGTCGAGGAAAAGCTGATGATGATTCAAAGAGAAGAGATAAAAAGAGTACAGCAGACACAGAAGACGAgtcagaagaagagaaagatgaggaagaagaagaagaagaagaagaagaacaggaACAAGAAAACGTAGAAGAGGAAAATGAAAATGGTGCTTTAGATAAATCTGATGCTGAAATCTCTGAACATTCTGAAAGCGAGGAGAAAAAAGAATCCGAAGAAGAATCCGAAGAAGACACTGGAAAACGCAAAAAGAGGTCAGCTGCATCATCTAGAAAAAAAGCATCTTCTGGAAAAACTAAAACCAGAATCTCAGTGTCTGGTAAGTCCAGTCAACCAGTGAAAAGAACACCTAAAAAATCCTCATCAAAGCACCCTCATTCTGATGAGGATAGTGATGCAAGTCCAAAGGTTTCCTCAAGTaagaagaaaactgaaaaagtATCAAAGGAGAAGCCCTTGACTCCAAAGAAATCTGCCTCCAAGGAGAAAATGG gtaaaaaaggtggaaaagagagggaaaaggCTAGAGTTAAAGACGACAAATTGACGCCAAGTGATGATGAGCTTAGAGATGCAATATGCAAAATTCTGAAGGAGGTTGATTTCAATACG GCTACTTTCACCGACATTCTAAAGCTACTTG CTCGGCGATTTGCTACTGATCTCACACCAAGAAAATCATCTATAAAGCTTATGATCCAAGATGAGCTCACCAAACTAGCGGATGATGCTGATGAGGAAGATGGAGAAGGTGATGCTGAGAAAGATGAAACCCAGTCTACTGGTCAAGAGGTTGAAGCCTGA
- the LOC133706222 gene encoding LOW QUALITY PROTEIN: probable pectate lyase 22 (The sequence of the model RefSeq protein was modified relative to this genomic sequence to represent the inferred CDS: deleted 1 base in 1 codon) — MPAFFSLFLLVMILHATIAFSRHPPVRISEATKWSSTRRQLGKNTCRTGNPIDDCWRCDPDWETNRKVLADCAFGFGCNAVGGQDGNLYVVTDSDNDDPVNPIPGTLRYGVIQEEPLWIIFDKDMVINLKEQLFMNSHKTIDGRGQNIQIADGPCVTIRSVSNIIIHNIDYIHGCVPGGNVVVRDSTNHHGLRGKSDGDGISIFAARDVWIDHCTLANCRDGLIDAVFGSTSITISNNYMFNHNEVMLMGHSDDFLDDKNMQVTIAFNFFGENLVQRMPRCRHGYFHILNNIYTGWEKYAIGGSASPTINSQGNVFMALDNNDTKEASFSILQVTK; from the exons ATGCCGGCGTTCTTCTCCCTCTTCCTCCTAGTCATGATCTTACATGCCACTATAGCATTCTCTAGACATCCTCCGGTGAGAATATCAGAAGCAACCAAATG GAGCTCAACGAGAAGGCAGCTGGGAAAAAACACATGCAGAACTGGCAACCCTATTGATGATTGTTGGAGATGCGACCCAGATTGGGAAACTAACAGGAAAGTGCTAGCTGATTGCGCATTTGGGTTCGGATGCAATGCTGTGGGAGGACAAGATGGCAACCTCTACGTAGTAACAGATTCCGACAACGATGACCCCGTAAACCCAATTCCAGGCACACTCCGCTATGGTGTCATCCAAGAAGAACCTCTGTGGATCATCTTTGACAAGGACATGGTCATCAACTTGAAGGAACAACTTTTCATGAATTCACACAAGACTATAGATGGTCGGGGGCAAAACATCCAGATAGCGGATGGTCCTTGCGTAACCATTCGAAGCGTCAGCAACATTATAATACATAACATCGAT TACATACATGGCTGTGTGCCGGGCGGAAACGTCGTGGTAAGAGACTCCACAAATCATCACGGTCTGAGAGGCAAGTCTGATGGGGATGGGATATCGATATTTGCGGCCAGGGATGTATGGATTGATCATTGTACTCTAGCTAACTGCCGTGATGGACTTATAGATGCTGTATTTGGCTCAACATCTATAACAATCTCAAACAACTACATGTTCAATCATAACGAAGTTATGCTTATGGGTCACAGTGATGATTTCCTCGATGACAAGAACATGCAAGTCACAATTGCCTTCAATTTCTTTGGTGAAAATCTGGTTCAAAGAATGCCTAG GTGCAGGCATGGTTATTTTCACATTTTGAATAACATATATACTGGTTGGGAGAAGTACGCGATCGGTGGAAGTGCCAGTCCAACAATCAACAGCCAAGGGAATGTTTTTATGGCATTAGACAACAATGACACAAAGGAGGCAAGTTTTTCCATCTTACAAGTAACTAAATAA
- the LOC133706307 gene encoding uncharacterized protein LOC133706307, whose product MTPTSYKDLEPDSSFTDGTFAVSGDILSVDGLGGLLLEGKTIGASAGVAELDGMLADASGVAAVTGPSVDIGGAPSGANVGAVTGVETAGDEARGEPDGAAAFGEGVGGETVGLGGEVDEDGDVAGDFEGETGIVGREVDGDGDVAGDFEGETGIVGREVDGDGDVAGDFEGETGRVGGEVDGDVAGDFEGDDGGEVVDGEGEELEGDVGIDEDVGDGAGALSPFTVKLEFEIQKAKRRRRRTPCICCNILIEPWFLEVAKKLCF is encoded by the coding sequence ATGACCCCAACCTCATACAAGGACCTTGAACCCGACTCGTCATTCACCGACGGAACCTTTGCAGTTTCTGGTGACATACTCTCTGTAGACGGGCTCGGAGGGCTACTACTGGAAGGGAAAACCATAGGGGCCTCCGCTGGCGTCGCAGAACTTGATGGAATGCTTGCCGATGCCTCCGGAGTCGCTGCAGTAACCGGACCCTCTGTCGACATTGGCGGAGCCCCAAGTGGTGCCAATGTAGGAGCAGTCACCGGAGTGGAAACCGCTGGTGATGAAGCCAGAGGAGAGCCAGATGGGGCAGCGGCATTTGGAGAGGGCGTTGGAGGGGAGACGGTAGGACTTGGTGGGGAAGTGGATGAAGATGGAGATGTAGCCGGAGATTTTGAAGGGGAGACGGGAATAGttgggagggaagtggatggggatGGGGATGTGGCCGGAGATTTTGAAGGGGAGACGGGAATAGTTGgtagggaagtggatggggatGGGGATGTAGCTGGAGATTTTGAAGGGGAGACGGGAAGAGTTGGTGGGGAAGTGGATGGAGATGTAGCCGGGGATTTTGAAGGGGACGATGGGGGTGAAGTTGTGGACGGAGAAGGAGAAGAACTAGAGGGTGATGTTGGAATTGATGAGGATGTGGGCGATGGCGCAGGCGCATTGTCCCCATTTACTGTAAAATTAGAGTTTGAAATACAGAaagcaaaaagaagaagaagaagaacaccGTGCATATGCTGCAACATCTTGATTGAACCCTGGTTCTTGGAAGTGGCAAAAAAGTTGTGTTTCTGA